In Sphaeramia orbicularis chromosome 14, fSphaOr1.1, whole genome shotgun sequence, the following are encoded in one genomic region:
- the LOC115432658 gene encoding odorant receptor 131-2-like produces the protein MSGIQTNTTVGPQYRGLLELVLSAIPITLPCFVFIYINGVMLFTLRSKPVLRETCRYILLYNLLFADTLHLTLSQLLYFLSIRIRLTYPVCGVLIMFSYLLKDISPLTLVVMSLERYVAVCYPLRHSTVVTSRNTAVAITVIWAFSSLNVLTRLVLLLDFLFENLQTLQMTAMCSPQAMFLNPVSEQYDRVYTYFLFVSAGVTVIASFIGVTIAATSASTDKASAHKARKTLLLHLFQLGLILLSTLYNPLVIAISVVVDRITALQMQLALYVVVIMLPRCLSALIYGIRDNTIRPILMYYLCCQRKFSVVLKEAEVST, from the coding sequence aTGTCAGGAATTCAGACCAACACAACTGTTGGACCACAGTACAGAGGATTACTGGAACTTGTATTGTCTGCTATTCCTATTACTCTGCcatgttttgtctttatttacatTAATGGGGTCATGCTCTTCACACTGAGGAGTAAACCAGTGTTACGTGAGACCTGTCGTTACATTCTTTTATATAATCTCCTTTTTGCAGACACTTTACACCTCACACTGAGTCAGTTATTATATTTTCTGTCTATCAGAATCAGGCTGACTTATCCTGTGTGTGGTGTTCTCATCATGTTTTCTTATCTTTTAAAAGACATCTCTCCTCTAACACTAGTGGTGATGTCTTTAGAGAGATATGTAGCTGTTTGCTACCCACTGAGACACTCTACTGTTGTCACCAGCAGAAATACAGCGGTTGCTATTACTGTGATTTGGGCCTTCAGTTCATTAAATGTTCTTACTCGACTTGTTTTACTGTTAGATTTTCTGTTTGAAAACCTGCAGACTCTGCAGATGACAGCCATGTGCTCTCCTCAAGCTATGTTTCTCAATCCAGTGTCTGAACAATATGACAGAGTCTACacttattttctgtttgtatCAGCTGGTGTTACAGTCATTGCTTCATTTATTGGTGTAACAATAGCAGCCACGTCAGCCTCCACAGACAAAGCTTCAGCCCATAAGGCTCGTAAAACTCTGCTTCTACATCTGTTTCAGCTCGGCCTCATTCTCCTCTCAACCCTATACAATCCACTGGTCATAGCTATTTCAGTGGTTGTGGACAGAATAACAGCTCTGCAAATGCAACTTGCTCTTTATGTTGTGGTTATTATGCTCCCTAGATGTCTGAGTGCTCTGATCTATGGTATTAGAGACAACACCATCAGACCCATCCTCATGTATTATCTGTGCTGTCAGAGGAAGTTTTCAGTCGTCCTGAAAGAAGCTGAGGTCTCAACTTAG
- the LOC115432659 gene encoding odorant receptor 131-2-like: MSGIQTNTTVGPQYRGLLELVLSAIPITLPCFVFLYINGVMLFTLRSKPVLRETCRYILLYNLLFADTLHLTLSQLLYFLTIRIRLTYPLCGVLIMFAHLFSDISPLTLVVMSLERYVAVCYPLRHSTVVTSRNTAVAIVVIWAFSSLNVLTRLVLLLDFPFENLQTLQMTAMCSAQAMFLNPVSEQYDQAYKYFLFVSAGVTVIASFIGVTIAATSASTDKASAHKARKTLLLHLFQLGLSLFSTLYNPLVREISMVVDRIRALHMQTALYVVVIMLPRCLSALIYGIRDNTIRPILMYYLCCQRKFSVVLKEAERHPVDFNDYRPVALTIMKTLERLVLSCLSPSVRMYMDPLQFAYQPNIGVDDALIHMLQRAQAHLDTSDAAVRIMFFDFSSSFNTIQPGLLGVKLREMQCGG; encoded by the exons aTGTCAGGAATTCAGACCAACACAACTGTTGGACCACAGTACAGAGGATTACTGGAACTTGTATTGTCTGCTATTCCTATTACTCTGCCATGTTTTGTCTTTCTTTACATTAATGGGGTCATGCTCTTCACACTGAGGAGTAAACCAGTGTTACGTGAGACCTGCCGTTACATTCTTTTATATAATCTCCTTTTTGCAGACACTTTACACCTCACATTGAGTCAGTTATTATATTTTCTGACTATCAGAATCAGGCTGACTTATCCTCTGTGTGGTGTTCTCATCATGTTTGCCCATCTCTTCAGTGACATCTCTCCTCTAACACTAGTGGTGATGTCTTTAGAGAGATATGTAGCTGTTTGCTACCCACTGAGACACTCTACTGTTGTCACCAGCAGAAATACAGCAGTTGCTATTGTTGTGATTTGGGCCTTCAGTTCATTAAATGTTCTTACTCGACTTGTTTTACTGTTAGATTTTCCGTTTGAAAACCTGCAGACTCTGCAGATGACAGCCATGTGCTCTGCTCAAGCTATGTTTCTCAATCCAGTGTCTGAACAATATGACCAAGCCTACAAATATTTTCTGTTTGTATCAGCTGGTGTTACAGTCATTGCTTCATTTATTGGTGTAACAATAGCAGCCACGTCAGCCTCCACAGACAAAGCTTCAGCCCATAAGGCTCGTAAAACTCTGCTTCTACATCTGTTTCAGCTCGGCCTCAGTCTCTTCTCAACCCTATACAATCCACTGGTCAGAGAGATTTCAATGGTTGTGGACAGAATAAGAGCTCTGCATATGCAAACTGCTCTTTATGTTGTGGTTATTATGCTCCCTAGATGTCTGAGTGCTCTGATCTATGGTATTAGAGACAACACCATCAGACCCATCCTCATGTATTATCTGTGCTGTCAGAGGAAGTTTTCAGTCGTCCTGAAAGAAGCTGAG AGACATCCAGTGGACTTTAATGACTACAGGCCTGTAGCCCTCACCATAATGAAGACACTTGAAAGGCTGGTCCTCTCCTGTCTAAGTCCCAGTGTGAGGATGTACATGGATCCTCTACAGTTTGCATACCAGCCTAACATCGGTGTGGATGATGCTCTCATCCACATGTTACAGAGGGCCCAGGCACACCTGGACACCTCGGATGCAGCTGTGAGGATCATGTTTTTTGACTTTTCAAGTTCCTTCAACACGATCCAGCCAGGGCTGCTTGGTGTGAAGCTGAGAGAGATGCAG TGTGGGGGTTGA
- the LOC115432657 gene encoding odorant receptor 131-2-like: MSGIQTNTTVGPQYRGLLELVLSSIPITLPCLVFLYINGVMLFTLRSKPVLRETCRYILLYNLLFADDLHLTLSQLLYFLTFRIRLTYPVCGVLIMFSYLLADISPLTLVVMSLERYVAVCYPLRHSTVVTSRNTAVAIVVIWAFSSLNVLARLVLLLHFPFENLQTLQMTAMCSPQAMFLNPVSEQYDQVYTYFLFVSAGVTVIASFIGVTIAATSASTDKASVHKARKTLLLHLFQLGLSLLSTLYTPLFIAISAVVDRISALHTQIALYVVVIMLPRCLSALIYGIRDNTIRPILMYYLCCQRKFSVVLKEAEVST, from the coding sequence aTGTCAGGAATTCAGACCAACACAACTGTTGGACCACAGTACAGAGGATTACTGGAACTTGTATTGTCTTCTATTCCTATTACTCTGCCATGTTTGGTTTTTCTTTACATTAATGGGGTCATGCTCTTCACACTGAGGAGTAAACCAGTGTTACGTGAGACCTGTCGTTACATTCTTTTGTATAATCTCCTTTTTGCAGATGATTTACACCTCACATTGAGTCAGTTattatattttctgactttcagAATCAGGCTGACTTATCCTGTGTGTGGTGTTCTCATCATGTTTTCCTATCTCTTAGCTGACATCTCTCCTCTAACACTAGTGGTGATGTCTTTAGAGAGATATGTAGCTGTTTGCTACCCACTGAGACACTCTACTGTTGTCACCAGCAGAAATACAGCGGTTGCTATTGTTGTGATTTGGGCCTTCAGTTCATTAAATGTTCTTGCTCGACTTGTTTTACTGTTACATTTTCCGTTTGAAAACCTGCAGACTCTGCAGATGACAGCCATGTGCTCTCCTCAAGCTATGTTTCTCAATCCAGTGTCTGAACAATATGACCAAGTCTACacttattttctgtttgtatCAGCTGGTGTTACAGTCATTGCTTCTTTTATTGGTGTAACAATAGCAGCCACGTCAGCCTCCACAGACAAAGCTTCAGTCCATAAGGCTCGTAAAACTCTGCTTCTACATCTGTTTCAGCTCGGCCTCAGTCTCCTCTCAACCCTATACACTCCATTGTTCATAGCTATTTCAGCGGTTGTGGACAGAATAAGCGCTCTACATACTCAAATTGCTCTTTATGTTGTGGTTATTATGCTCCCTAGATGTCTGAGTGCTCTGATCTATGGTATTAGAGACAACACCATCAGACCCATCCTCATGTATTATCTGTGCTGTCAGAGGAAGTTTTCAGTCGTCCTGAAAGAAGCTGAGGTCTCAACTTAG